In the genome of Notamacropus eugenii isolate mMacEug1 chromosome 5, mMacEug1.pri_v2, whole genome shotgun sequence, one region contains:
- the LOC140508026 gene encoding uncharacterized protein: protein MAAAPSVTGPLGEGGGGEGCFFFPSGADASALRYTRFPETRDRGAARAASGPRAPAGAGEGEEEGVERGSAWGGAEGGRKGRAKGEGLGGGGGTRGSGWRWGWWESAPPPPSPPPPPEPRPPARPPVSPPPFPQGSGPCPRRVLLSEPRRRAREGAGREERTQARSGGSSSSRRREKPPRRGGGGGGAGGGDAGETHLPVSARPSVRARREPRRQEEPPLAEPEAAAAGAGPARRAVHPREPSGPPALTPPSRVPSSEPRLRPPSPQSAAPGPGGRRCAFARPAPGAEPARPPWQPLPSPRPPPPPRCVLGVGRRRLCCAVMQWSLQDGLSLIWSFLRLTYAGTSSSISGL from the exons ATGGCCGCCGC CCCCTCGGTCACAGGCcctcttggagagggagggggaggtgaggggtgctttttctttccttccggGGCCGACGCTTCGGCGCTCCGTTACACGCGCTTCCCAGAGACGCGAGACCGGGGCGCTGCGCGCGCCGCCTCGGGACCACGAGCCCCagctggggcgggggagggggaagaggaaggagtggagaggggaAGTGCCTGGGGGGGggctgagggagggaggaaggggagggcaaAGGGGGAGGGACTAGGCGGGGGCGGGGGGACACGGGGCTCAGGGTGGCGCTGGGGCTGGTGGGAGTCTGCGCCGCCGCCGCCgtcaccgccgccgccgcccgagc CCCGTCCGCCGGCTCGCCCGCCCGTCAGCCCGCCGCCTTTCCCACAGGGATCGGGGCCGTGCCCGCGCCGGGTACTGTTGTCGGAGCCCCGGCGAAGAGCGAGGGAGGGAGCGGGGCGGGAGGAGCGGACGCAGGCCCGGAgcgggggcagcagcagcagccgccgccGGGAGAAGCCGCCGCggcggggaggaggaggaggaggagcaggaggaggtgACGCAGGAGAAACGCACCTCCCGGTGTCCGCCCGTCCGTCCGTCCGAGCCCGGCGAGAGCCCCGGCGCCAGGAGGAGCCGCCGCTAGCGGAGCCGGAGGCGGCGGCAGCGGGTGCTGGGCCGGCGCGGAGAGCCGTGCACCCCCGGGAGCCGTCGGGCCCTCCCGCGCTCACACCCCCGAGCCGCGTCCCCTCCTCGGAGCCCCGGCTCCGACCGCCTTCTCCGCAGTCCGCTGCCCCCGGCCCGGGGGGGCGGCGATGCGCCTTCGCCCGGCCTGCGCCCGGGGCTGAGCCCGCCCGCCCTCCTTGGCAGCCGCTTCCCAGCCCtaggccgccgccgccgcctcgcTGCGTCCTCGGTGTCGGGAGAAGGCGCCTGTGTTGTGCG